The region AATATTGGAATGAACGCTCTAACATTCAGATTTTCTGTAAGATGATATTGCATATTACCTTAAAGCCTCTTGTTTTGTTGCTTTTGAATACCATTGATCAACAGCAGGAAAATGTTTAAATTGTTCATTATTTAGTGTCATTTTAACTGAGATTCAAAGTAGTCTCAGGCATTGACTTTCTGTTGATTCAAGTGTAAATCAGATACAGTTGCTGTATTCAAGACACTTGCAGTATGAAATTTCTAAATGCAGGGGAGTGCATTTGTTTATGTATTCAATTCTTGAACTTAAACCTCTGGTTTTGGGTAAAACTCAAATTGGGTAATTTGTCAAAAGATAGATTCACAAAGATAATAGAAAATGAGACAACCAGAATTATAGCTATGGATTAGTTTAGCAGTTAGAAAATACTGATGTATTACATGGTTCTTGGGAGTTACCTGGAATGAAGTGTTATTTTCtgcagttttgttttctgtatgggCTTATATGTTGCCAGAGAGGAAACTCCAGGTTTAAAggaacagaacaaaaacagacaaataacagAAACCATCTGAAATCTCAGCATAATAGAGTTTGCTCTTTATATGGAGAGCAAGTCAGAGTTCTTATATGTTTGATGACTTATTAAATACCTCCTTAAATTATCAGCATCTGAGATGTAAAGCGTTTTTCAAATGTAGATATTTGTTCAAGTTATAGCTTTTCATCATATTCAGGTTGAACTTTGAACCAACCTAAAATTTCTATAGAAGGAGTCACTAATGATCAAGATGTCTTTTGGAGAGGAACATTTTCAGGACATGATCGCGAATTTGTTTAGTCTTCACTCCATAAACAATAGGATTGAGAAAAGGTGGGACTAGCAGGTAAAGGTTAGATAAAAGGATATGAACATAGGGTGGAATGTGAGAACCAAACCTATGtgtgaagaaagagaagaaggcaaggagataGAACTGTAGGAAGACACAGATGTGGGCTATGCATGTATTAAAGGCTTTGATTCGTGCCTCCTTCTGGGGCAGTTGAAAGACAGTGATAAAGATTTGAACATAAGACAAAGTGATAAAAATTATGTCAAACCCTAAGATAGTGAAGGCAACAAAAAGACCATATATCTTGTTGATCTGGACATCTTCAGTAGCCAGCTTCACAAGGGCCATGTGCTCACAATAGGAGTGGGAGATGATGGTAGTTCGGTAGTGTTTAAGATGACATTTGATAAGCACTATGGATGGTACTGTAAGAATAGCAGCCCTGAGTATCACCCCAACTCCAATGTGAGCCAAGAGTTGTCGAGAGAAGACAGTAGCATGTCTCAAGGGgttacagatggccacatagcgatCTAGAGCCATCGCCAGCAGGACACCTGATTCAATTGCCTGGAATGAGTGAATAAACCACATTTGGAGAAGACAGGCTTCAAAAGAAATCTCTGGCACATGAAACCAGAAGATGCCTAACATTTTGGGGAGAATGCAGGTACTAAGTGCAATGTCTGTGGCCCCCAACATGGCCAAAAAAATGTACATAGGACTATGGAGGCTGTTTTCATATTTGATTATAACTAAAATTAGGGAATTCCCAATTACAGCAATAAGGTACATGGCACAGAATGGAATCCCGATCCAACACTGCACTGACTCCAGTCCAGGAATCCCGACGAGCGTTAGTACAGAAGGCATGAAGACAGAGCCATTGAATATGAGCATGGTGACTTGGTCAGTAGAATCACGCAGAGGTACTGCTGTATCATCTTCTAGTCCCTGTTAGGacttcataaattaaaaataagaagaaattaatttattttagcaAAGTATACTGTAGTTAGATTAGGAGCATAccattttatcttttctataCCAACTATTCCTCTCtaattttctatctcttttgcCAGTGCCATTAAATGACCAATCCTCAGGTTCCATATCTGCATATCTTTATCATTTTCAGTGAGAAAAATTAAGTGGATGGGGTGACTTCTTTCTGGTCCATGAGTATTGGAACAAATTCCCTTTATCTTGTGTTTGCTAATCACCATCTGTGCTTTTTGTGCCCTGCCAGttgaaattaagagaaaaaaatgtactccAGGATAAAGGTATTTCAAGAAGTAGGCTCTACCTAGGCTAGACATGAAGGATCTACAGTGATGACAAACCATTCTGCTTGATCAtaatcagaaaacaaattttactatatatacatttttcagtTTTGAAGTTCACTAACTTTTTTTGCAGATTAGTCTCTTCATGGTTTGATCCCCTGCAATCGACTCTCTCAGAATGCTTTTAACCtaatttttcaaactttctgtGTTTTCCCAAAAAACAACCATACATCTTGCACCTTCTCCTACTTAACCTCCGAGAAAATAAATGTGTTACTTTTAAATTCATGGGTGTTATCCTCAGCAGTTCCTTTTAGATATATCCTCGCTGTGCTCTGCTACGTGcacatcacttctattcaatttCAAGTGTCAATGTCTTCTATTCTTCTCCCTCATTATCAATAACTATTAAGCCTGAATAGTTACTTTTCTTAACTATTTGCAATAACATAGAACTCTCTATTGAATACAATATTTTCTTTACTCATAGAGATATCCATCTTATAGCTACTGAAAGTACAATTTCTGTACAGTTGAAATATTTCTTTGACACATTATTTGGCATAGGACTAGATCCATCCCCTTCTTTTTCTCTGCCCTTCGCTGGTTACTTCACACATAACACTATATGCTTCCCGGGCCTTCTATGGATGGCTTTGACTTACTGTTTTCCAAATCCCTTGGGATTTTTCCTGCCTCGCAGTTCCCTACAACCTGCGTTTATctcttccaaaataaaattatgtctgtatctatatctgtatctatatacatacacaaatatagATATATTTGACCTCCATATATGCGAAATACTAactcataaattttattattttttaactaacCATACAGGTCATTTTGAAACCattaaaacaaagtataaatGCATAAAAGACAATGAGAAAGGCCTAAAACAACAGATATGGGACAAGAAAAATCTCACAATACATTCTCTCCATCATCCTTCAAGTTTTTGCCACTGATAAAGTTGGATTGTCTCTTGGATATAAAAGCATATCTATACCCCACTTTAGGTCAGTTGCAAGAGCATTTATTGCTTCTTATTCTTAAAACTTATTCATCTCTCAATATGGCTTTCCTTTGAAAGACCTGTGTTCAGGAATTCTCCTTTGAGcaaatttataatataataaacTAGAGCTCTTTCAAATCAGAAGGTAACACTATGACATACAttttagaagtttattttctaatGGTTTTATTCAATACATATTATTTAAGCATTCACTGTGATCCAAGTCTTGTTTGAAGCAATTGGGGAGCAAAGATAAACTTATTTATTGTATAATTAGGAAGATTCTAAATTGTGCTGTGTGCTTGGAATTAAAAAAGTAGCATTAACCATTTATTaaatatgcattattttttttcacttcttaagatttttaaacttttaaattatgATATTGGCATCACTACCCTATTTTATTAATGGAAAGCTAAAACTTGTTATTGTTGTAGGTAGATCTACTTGGATCCAAATTTGATGGACCGTTGACTTAGAGAGAACAAGAAAATGTAATTTGTGTCCTCTTAGATTTTATAGTTATAATTCATAAACATTATGAGATGCACATCAGGGTGTAACTAAATCAGGTTGGGTTATACACTAAAAATTTCAATCAGTTTGTGCTGCTTCAGAATCTGAAAGAAACAACCCCTATGTTAGATTCTTCAGTCACCAAATAGTTACAATACATATTTTGTAGAACATGTTTATTAGATGCTATGTTTCTGACAGAGGACTCCTTTTACAACAGCGTATCATGCACATACTTGTCAACAATCTCTGTGATTTGGCTCAAGAGTGTATGCTACTGTCTCTATCAAGAATATTAATTTGAGAGATTTAGCATGGTCAAGTGAGGAATATTTGGCCTAGAAAAGCTTGGAATGTAACATGGAAGCCAAAGCTCTAGAGAAGTAAATATTGTGAATAATTAGAGGAAGGTGGGCAAAATGAGAAGAAAGCAAGTAAACAAATGAGCAggtacataaaatagaaaagtatGCCTTCAGTCTAAAAGATCATATCTCATATGAACAAAGTAGTTACTTTCCCGGATGATAGTTCTACATTTCTAACTTTATGAGTCCTAATGATATTCTTCTAGGGAAGTGTTTTTTAATCGTTGCACAATTGCCATGGTAGGTTAGATCAATTTTTTGTTTGGGATGAGTCTCTGTAATCATAGgacatttagcagcatccctggttgCTACACATTAGATGTCTGTAGCTGTCACTTGTCATGAAAATCAAAAATGTCTTCAGGTGTTACCAAATGTCCTCTGGGTGTGCAGGGAAAAGCACATCGCTTCTGGTTGCTAAATCACTCTTATAGACttgcattggaaaaaaaaatctttactgaATAGGATTGAA is a window of Vicugna pacos chromosome 10, VicPac4, whole genome shotgun sequence DNA encoding:
- the LOC102529933 gene encoding olfactory receptor 52A5, which codes for MLIFNGSVFMPSVLTLVGIPGLESVQCWIGIPFCAMYLIAVIGNSLILVIIKYENSLHSPMYIFLAMLGATDIALSTCILPKMLGIFWFHVPEISFEACLLQMWFIHSFQAIESGVLLAMALDRYVAICNPLRHATVFSRQLLAHIGVGVILRAAILTVPSIVLIKCHLKHYRTTIISHSYCEHMALVKLATEDVQINKIYGLFVAFTILGFDIIFITLSYVQIFITVFQLPQKEARIKAFNTCIAHICVFLQFYLLAFFSFFTHRFGSHIPPYVHILLSNLYLLVPPFLNPIVYGVKTKQIRDHVLKMFLSKRHLDH